In Bacillus sp. NP247, one DNA window encodes the following:
- a CDS encoding sigma-54-dependent Fis family transcriptional regulator yields the protein MKQKVLIVGAGEGGSTLLSLLQNSNIFQIIGVIDINPIAKGLQIAKEYGTPIGDSVTPFLSMHIDVMFDMTGDYDLHKVLLGSKHKDTLLIPGDIAKIVTRLAHEKESLIGKLEEKTQQGNLILNSTHDGMIVIDQEGQVRLFNKSAERIIGYKKEEAIGKYILEVIPTSKLLRIIRTKKIEVNHELTLENENKIITTRIPILKEDGEVQGAFAIFKDITEVVDLAEEVTDLKEIQTLLEAIINSSEEAISVVDEKGRGLVINPAYTKLTGLTEEDIIGKPATTDIVEGESMHMKVLRTRRAVRGIHMKIGQKKRDVIVNVAPVIVDGILKGSVGVIRDVSEIQKLTNELNRARQIIRTLEAKYSFDDIVGDSDETTAAIEQAKLGANTPATVLLRGESGTGKELFAHAIHNGSNRKYNKFVRVNCAAISETLLESELFGYEEGAFSGAKRGGKRGFFEEANNGSVFLDEIGELSANTQAKLLRVLQEKEIVKVGGTKAIPINVRVIAATHVNLEKAILEGKFREDLYYRLNKIPIQIPSLRQRKGDIPAIAERLIQKINQDYGRNVEGLTDSAISYLQSYEWPGNVRELENILGRAIIFMNYNEIYIDVHHLPPLHKEEQVETKQNNLLPGLEEKALEHLVTEFEGNIIREYLEKFDGNKTKTAKALGISVRNLYYKLEKYDHAKNSMQ from the coding sequence ATGAAACAAAAGGTGTTAATTGTTGGAGCGGGTGAAGGTGGGAGTACACTACTGAGTCTGTTACAAAATTCGAATATATTTCAAATTATAGGAGTTATTGATATTAATCCAATTGCGAAAGGATTACAAATCGCAAAGGAATATGGGACTCCGATTGGTGATAGCGTAACTCCGTTTCTTTCTATGCATATTGATGTAATGTTTGATATGACAGGTGATTATGATTTACATAAAGTTTTATTGGGAAGCAAGCATAAAGACACCCTTCTTATACCAGGGGATATTGCAAAAATTGTTACGAGACTAGCGCATGAGAAGGAAAGCTTAATTGGGAAGCTAGAAGAAAAGACGCAACAAGGGAATTTAATTTTAAATTCAACGCATGACGGTATGATTGTTATAGATCAAGAGGGACAAGTTCGTCTGTTTAATAAAAGTGCAGAGCGTATTATCGGATATAAGAAAGAAGAGGCGATAGGAAAATATATTTTAGAAGTTATTCCAACGAGTAAGTTGCTTCGTATTATACGCACGAAAAAAATAGAAGTGAATCATGAACTGACGTTAGAGAATGAAAATAAGATCATTACAACGCGTATCCCGATATTAAAAGAAGATGGAGAGGTTCAAGGCGCATTTGCGATTTTTAAAGACATTACAGAAGTTGTAGATTTAGCGGAAGAAGTTACAGATTTAAAAGAAATTCAAACGCTACTTGAGGCGATTATTAACTCATCTGAGGAAGCGATTTCGGTTGTTGATGAGAAAGGAAGAGGGTTAGTTATAAACCCTGCTTATACGAAGTTAACGGGTTTAACCGAAGAGGATATTATAGGGAAGCCGGCTACAACTGATATTGTAGAAGGTGAAAGTATGCATATGAAAGTACTTCGGACGCGCCGAGCGGTACGAGGAATACATATGAAGATTGGGCAAAAGAAGCGGGATGTAATTGTAAATGTAGCACCGGTTATTGTTGATGGGATATTGAAAGGAAGCGTCGGGGTAATTCGCGATGTATCAGAAATTCAAAAGTTAACAAATGAATTGAATAGGGCAAGACAAATCATTCGAACGTTAGAAGCGAAATATTCATTTGATGATATTGTTGGCGATTCAGATGAAACGACGGCAGCTATTGAGCAAGCAAAACTTGGAGCGAATACACCAGCAACAGTATTGCTTAGAGGGGAATCTGGTACGGGGAAAGAGTTATTTGCACACGCTATTCATAACGGTAGTAATCGAAAATACAATAAGTTTGTACGAGTAAACTGTGCTGCTATTTCTGAGACCTTATTAGAAAGTGAATTATTCGGTTATGAGGAAGGCGCGTTTTCTGGAGCGAAAAGAGGCGGGAAACGAGGATTCTTTGAAGAAGCGAATAATGGAAGTGTTTTTTTAGATGAAATCGGAGAGTTATCTGCAAATACGCAAGCGAAGCTCCTTCGTGTACTACAAGAAAAAGAAATTGTGAAAGTAGGGGGAACGAAAGCGATACCTATTAATGTTCGAGTGATTGCTGCGACGCATGTGAATTTAGAAAAAGCTATTTTAGAAGGGAAGTTCAGAGAGGACTTATATTATCGTTTAAATAAAATCCCGATTCAAATTCCTTCCCTTCGTCAGCGTAAAGGAGACATACCAGCGATTGCAGAAAGGCTAATTCAAAAAATTAATCAAGATTATGGTCGTAATGTAGAAGGACTCACCGATTCAGCCATTTCATATTTACAATCATATGAATGGCCAGGGAATGTAAGGGAACTTGAAAATATTTTAGGACGAGCTATTATCTTTATGAATTATAACGAGATTTATATTGATGTACATCATTTACCACCTTTGCATAAAGAAGAACAAGTAGAGACGAAACAAAATAATTTATTACCTGGATTAGAAGAGAAGGCCCTTGAACACCTAGTGACAGAATTTGAGGGGAATATTATCCGTGAATATTTAGAGAAATTTGATGGGAACAAAACGAAGACTGCAAAAGCGTTAGGAATTTCAGTTCGAAACTTATATTACAAGCTAGAAAAGTACGACCATGCAAAAAATAGCATGCAATAA
- a CDS encoding DUF2627 domain-containing protein, with protein sequence MQRYLALSLALIPISLAVLGIKLMRDTVFGILFSPIPILWLQFLIGALCFAFGFYIFGGFVLHRDRKRNKVQARFRR encoded by the coding sequence ATGCAGCGTTACCTCGCTCTATCATTAGCACTCATCCCGATTTCATTAGCCGTGCTTGGTATTAAACTAATGAGAGATACTGTATTTGGGATTTTATTCTCCCCAATCCCTATATTATGGTTACAATTTTTAATCGGCGCTCTTTGCTTTGCATTCGGGTTTTATATTTTCGGTGGCTTCGTCTTACACAGAGATCGTAAGAGAAATAAAGTACAAGCCCGCTTCAGAAGATAG
- a CDS encoding glycerophosphodiester phosphodiesterase: protein MTLIFAHRGAAGTYPENTMISFEAAEAFGADGIELDVQLTKDGKVVVIHDETVNRTTNGKGAVRNYLYEDLCKLDASYKFSEKVGFCKIPLLEEVLEWLEKTQLLLNIELKNDKIPYRGLEEEVITLVRKFSLEDRVIFSSFNHYSMKRCHMMAPDIQTAILYREGLHSPWAYAKKMGATAVHPNYRYLQDAIAELTMESGVEVRPYTINEETLMRKYFDMNISAIITDYPETARTLLPIKNET from the coding sequence ATGACTCTTATATTTGCGCATCGTGGTGCGGCGGGAACGTATCCGGAAAATACAATGATTTCATTTGAAGCGGCGGAGGCTTTCGGAGCAGATGGAATTGAACTCGATGTTCAATTAACGAAAGATGGAAAAGTTGTCGTTATTCATGATGAAACTGTGAATCGAACGACGAATGGAAAAGGTGCTGTTCGAAATTATTTATACGAAGATTTATGTAAGTTAGATGCAAGTTATAAATTTAGTGAAAAAGTAGGTTTTTGTAAAATTCCTCTTTTAGAAGAGGTACTGGAATGGCTTGAAAAAACGCAATTGCTACTTAATATTGAACTTAAAAATGATAAAATTCCATACAGAGGTTTAGAAGAAGAGGTTATAACACTTGTGCGTAAGTTTAGTCTGGAGGATCGGGTTATATTTTCTTCGTTTAACCACTATAGTATGAAACGGTGCCATATGATGGCTCCTGATATTCAAACAGCTATTTTGTATCGTGAAGGTTTGCATAGCCCGTGGGCATATGCAAAAAAGATGGGTGCTACTGCAGTGCATCCAAATTATCGTTATCTTCAAGATGCCATCGCTGAATTAACGATGGAAAGTGGTGTAGAGGTTCGTCCCTACACGATAAATGAAGAAACGCTTATGCGTAAATATTTTGATATGAACATATCGGCGATTATTACTGATTATCCTGAAACAGCAAGAACTTTATTACCGATAAAAAATGAGACCTAA
- a CDS encoding YycC family protein produces MRPLQISPDTAVRLSKALGVPLEQLMHMPQHILIQKLVELEKQNKDEE; encoded by the coding sequence ATGAGACCATTACAAATTTCTCCAGACACTGCAGTCCGCCTATCAAAAGCGTTAGGTGTTCCACTTGAACAACTTATGCATATGCCACAGCATATTTTAATCCAAAAGTTAGTTGAATTAGAAAAACAAAATAAAGACGAAGAATAA
- a CDS encoding GntR family transcriptional regulator — protein MVLFKRINLDKTELLLLYILKELEADKAPVKLSYNQLQDYLRANRNTTSKAIKGLKEQGLLSVTVGQGKASNTYYLTLETNVQG, from the coding sequence TTGGTACTATTTAAAAGAATTAATTTAGATAAAACGGAACTATTATTACTGTACATTTTGAAAGAATTAGAAGCGGATAAAGCACCCGTGAAGTTATCGTATAACCAGTTGCAAGATTATTTACGTGCTAATCGCAATACAACATCAAAGGCAATAAAAGGACTGAAAGAACAGGGGCTACTATCTGTTACAGTGGGACAAGGGAAAGCTTCTAACACTTACTACCTTACATTAGAAACAAATGTACAAGGATAA
- a CDS encoding recombinase family protein: protein MKYGYARVSTVHQDLESQLQTLNSEGCEVIYSEKYTGKNTNRPEFTALLEVLTEGDTLVVTKLDRLARNTKEGIEIVEMLFERGVKVHVLNVGLLENTTMGRFFLQTMLAVAEMERNLILERTAEGKEIARQNPDYKEGRPNKYTTKQMNHAIQLLETHSYTQVVEKTGISKSTLIREVKKRKASAQ from the coding sequence ATGAAATACGGTTACGCACGTGTTAGTACAGTTCACCAGGATTTAGAATCACAATTACAGACTTTAAACAGTGAGGGCTGTGAAGTCATCTATTCAGAAAAATATACTGGAAAGAATACGAACCGCCCGGAGTTCACGGCATTATTAGAAGTTTTAACAGAAGGTGACACGCTAGTTGTAACTAAACTAGACAGACTAGCCCGCAACACTAAAGAAGGTATTGAGATTGTAGAAATGTTATTTGAAAGAGGTGTTAAAGTTCACGTTTTAAACGTTGGGCTACTAGAAAATACGACAATGGGCCGCTTCTTCCTACAAACAATGTTAGCGGTGGCAGAAATGGAAAGAAACTTAATCCTGGAACGTACTGCTGAAGGAAAAGAAATCGCAAGGCAGAACCCGGACTATAAGGAAGGTAGACCTAACAAGTACACGACAAAACAAATGAATCATGCAATTCAACTATTAGAAACTCACAGCTACACACAAGTAGTAGAAAAGACAGGTATCAGCAAATCAACCTTAATAAGGGAAGTTAAAAAAAGAAAAGCATCTGCACAATAG
- a CDS encoding sigma-70 family RNA polymerase sigma factor, whose amino-acid sequence MTVALVKKAESTKIQRVQETKRRRVIRYRHCNRIFELEKQWEVYAKRTYGIEPGEPFEAFYQTSHSLIDNLARIQAATIFKKFGKSTRISYSDLYSIAQERAWEAVEEYSWISEYYLYEHIKKAIKSVIIDYLRAEGLVSDSPVGKNFFHIAKSVEANLEDVEEGEAVPLKLGSVEFEKDLTTKLFLEEVLTGEELEVAKLYIMEGVKTLDEIGGMRDIKYRSQVKRFLDSGIKKLATAWAA is encoded by the coding sequence ATGACGGTGGCATTAGTAAAAAAGGCAGAATCTACAAAGATTCAAAGAGTACAGGAGACAAAGAGACGTAGGGTAATCCGTTATAGACATTGTAATAGGATATTTGAGTTAGAAAAACAGTGGGAAGTTTATGCTAAAAGGACTTATGGTATTGAACCGGGCGAACCTTTTGAAGCATTTTATCAAACTTCACATTCATTAATTGATAATTTAGCAAGGATACAAGCAGCTACAATCTTTAAGAAATTCGGTAAGTCTACACGGATAAGCTACAGCGATTTATACTCAATAGCCCAGGAACGTGCCTGGGAGGCTGTAGAGGAGTATTCTTGGATAAGCGAATACTATTTATATGAACACATTAAAAAGGCTATCAAGTCCGTTATAATAGACTATTTACGTGCAGAGGGACTTGTCTCGGATTCTCCAGTAGGGAAAAATTTTTTTCATATTGCGAAATCAGTAGAAGCGAACTTAGAGGATGTAGAAGAAGGCGAAGCGGTACCATTAAAATTGGGAAGCGTGGAATTTGAGAAGGATTTAACAACTAAACTTTTTCTTGAAGAAGTTTTAACAGGTGAAGAATTAGAAGTTGCAAAGCTATATATCATGGAAGGTGTTAAAACATTAGATGAAATTGGTGGGATGCGGGATATTAAATATCGTTCGCAAGTTAAAAGGTTCCTGGATAGTGGAATTAAAAAGCTGGCAACGGCTTGGGCCGCTTAA